The Balearica regulorum gibbericeps isolate bBalReg1 chromosome W, bBalReg1.pri, whole genome shotgun sequence nucleotide sequence TCCCATGGGGCCTCAGGATTCCAGCTGAGGGCTGGCTCCACTCCATAGACCTGCAGGAAGcaagagggaagggaggcagtTTTCACCAGACTCCTTACCCCATCCACTTCCCCCAGGAGAGGTAACAACCTGACCATGGCCCCAAACCCCAGCATCTCCTCTAGTCTGGCAGCCAAGGGGATGATGCCCTTACTCCAGCCCCTGGGGCACCCTCTTCCCACCCCAGCACTGGTCCAGGTACCCAGAGGAACCTGCAAGGTCCCCTGTCCCCATTACGGAGCAGGACTTACAGAGCAGGAAGCGCTGCAGGTTCTGGGCAGAGCCTCCTGAGAGCAGGTAAGCCCAAGTAGCAGCAGTGGCCATCAGCAGGTAGGAGGGCACCAGGCTGCCCATGTACAGGGGGTTGCAAAATGTCTGGAGAAAgaggtgggagagggaaggggtgAGCAGGCAGGCGAGGACAGGGCCAGGATGGGTGGCAGTGTCACCACCTCAATGAGCAGAATGGGACAGGGGACACCAGCTTTGGCATTCAGTTTGTGAAGGGCCTGTCCCATGCGAGGAGGGCTGCAAATCCCCAAAAAACAACTGCTTTGCTAGTGCCAAAGGCTGTTtcccccccagcacagggacCGGCACGCACCACAGCCATCCCTGAATATAGGTCCCAGTGCAGTAGCTCCCGGCTACTCACCGACCCTGAAACGGCGAGGTGCATGACAATGACAGCTGTGATCTCCCACCAGCGCCGGTGCTCACAGCCGTGGAAGAAGAGGATCCCCCAGAAGGTGTGAAGGAAAATCAGCACCATGGTCATAAAGgctgcaggaagcagcagaggGGTGTCACCAGGTAGCCATCTGCCCTGGCCCAGCCCACAGACttggggagggatggagaggagccAGAGAAGGGGAGTAGGGGCACTGCTGGGTCAGACTGGGAAGtgctgggagggatgggggtCAGAGAGAAGGGTTTGGCACAGAGAAGTGTGACAGGAGACCACAAAGGGCTCAGATGGGtacagggagcagcagcagggtgcagCATGGAGAGGAGAGCACAGGGGGCTGAGCTcgagccccagcccctcccccaGGTCTGCCACCTCTGTGGTGGGGAAGAGATGTAGGCAAAGGGTGCCAGTCACTCACCTGAGGTCAGGAAGTAGAGCTGCGAGTCCCCGTGGATACCCACAGTGCCGGGCCCTAATGCATCTGCCAGGAGATTGATCATGGAGAAGGCGCCGCTCATGAGCCCAAAGCCCACACCAGCCACTGCCAGGACAGGGATGCTGTCAAGCCCTGAGCCACTCAGGGCCACCCCAGGCACCTCCCAGCCCCTCAGGGGACCCAGCCAG carries:
- the LOC142599132 gene encoding gamma-secretase subunit Aph-1b-like isoform X1, with the protein product MTLAIFFGCTFIAFGPALGLFLFTIARDPLRIIILIAGAFFWLVSLLLSSLIWFIAIKASDPGDEPLQKGLLIFGVMFSVLLQEAFRFLYYKFLRKAIEGLAALSEDGCSPISIQQMAYVAGVGFGLMSGAFSMINLLADALGPGTVGIHGDSQLYFLTSAFMTMVLIFLHTFWGILFFHGCEHRRWWEITAVIVMHLAVSGSTFCNPLYMGSLVPSYLLMATAATWAYLLSGGSAQNLQRFLLCLWSGASPQLES